In Micropterus dolomieu isolate WLL.071019.BEF.003 ecotype Adirondacks linkage group LG09, ASM2129224v1, whole genome shotgun sequence, the DNA window CCTGATCTGGTAAGGAGTTTGGTAACAAACAGCTGTGGGTTGCCATTAACCTTTTTACTAGAGACCTACTAACCTTGTGCACTGACGGGGCAGCGATTGATTTTCCCAGCAGCTTGCGGTTGAATGGGCCATAAACACCCTCATTCATGTAGTACAGGAACTCAGTATCTTCACTGTCACCTGTGTAAACACAGTGGGTGAACATGTCAGAAATGTGGAACATACTTGTCCACAAAGTGGGATATTGGAGTGGGACAGGACCTCTGGTGGTTTTGTTAGGATTATGCAACAGCCAcgtgttaaaaaacaaacaaacacaaaaaactgaTAACAACAAATATGATAACATAATTATATGCAGTCTCAGAAAAGACCGAATGGTTTGTCTGCACATGTTCACAGTCAGGGTGCAGAGACAGTGGTATGATTTAACTGGACTACAGAGGACAAAGTAACTCACTGTGAGCTAGGCTGTCCCAGTGGTGGGTTACGACCTTCTTGCCGATCACATTGACAGCCAGGCTGAACGCTGAGGCCACATAGAAGCTGCCTGGTTGGGCCAACACTTGCACACCAGACAGTGGGCTGAAATACGCATCCAGCAGCGGCCTGACTGCAGACTCAACCTGCACACACAAAAGTTGCAGCAAAGCATTTAGAAGGtctttatttactttagttttagACATGGAATAATTTTGAAGCTAAAATCTGTTAGTTTACATATGCTGTTAGTGCGAGGCAACTGATGCTATATTTGAGCTACAAAAGATGGCAGAGCATTCAGAGCAGCGCTGCTCAATTGTGGCAAAGATCATAATTATAGTGATACCACCATTACTCATAGAAAGAGGAAACGTCATGCAAAAATTGAATgcttcacttaaaaaaaaacaatgaatggTAATCCAACATCATTAAGATTATACAGCCACTTAGAGTACAAGAGGTTGACAAACAGTGTTTCCACAGGTTCACTGCTTAGGGGTCAAATGAGACACAGGGTGTGGGCttagcaggtgacaggtgaactcTTGAGTTGACGACAACCTGTCACATTACATCATGCTGAAATATGTTAAGCTATGAATAGAGGAAAAGTCTGCTAGCCGCTAGCCTATTCTGggtaaaatgttatgtttaagaTAATGTCAGTTAACTAGTTTTAGCAGTTATGACCCCTGGCCATCTTGGCTCAAGCTAAATTAAACATGCGAACACCTGGATGAGAGGGATTTTGAGCGTTATGGAGGGGCGGGAGCCAGAGCTGTAAAGGAAAAGGGCGCACTAGACTTAAACACAAGACATAACGAGAGCATCGTTGTGAAACAAAATGTGgcacaataattgttttatcGATCGTCTTGTTTTCCTAATCGTTGGAAGCCAAAATCGTAACAATAAAATTTGATCAACTGCACAGCCCTTATTTAGAGTTGCACTTGTACTGGCATCTTACATCACTGTTGTGTGTCAACGTATGTCTAGCTAGATTAATTAAAATGCCCTTGATTAAACTGGTCATGTCTTCAATAATCTGTTGAAGGTGTAGATTTGGCATTTCATTAAGTACTGCATTTTCCATTTGTGTGTTGTTCAGTTAGGTTCTGGTTCGTACATTGTTTGTGATTTGACAGGCTTTCTAAAGATACAATGAAATTCAATAATAACTTCCGGTATGGGCCAACTGGTGACACGTTTCAGCTCTAAAGTCTGATTAAAGCATCCCCAATCATATCACAGGAGTTTAACCCTTACCTGTTTGAGCTGAAATTCTGAGCCAGTAAATCCACCACCAATGTCcaggatgttcatgttaaagcCCAGATCCACctgaacagaaaaaacaaacagtcagATGCTACCCTTAATGAAAAAGAAAGTACAAGAGATAAAGCATTgaggaaacagggggaaaactAGCTGACTTAAATCTACTAAATTCCTACTGACTAATCAATTTATAATGAAAGATATTTTCCAGACAGTTCTCACCCCAATGTCAAACACACAGCGGGCATCTgacagtgcatgtgtgtatgcctGCTGCATGTCTTGGCAGGAGCTGGGGATGTGGAAGGTAACCCCCACCACCTGGACTCCCAACTCTTTGGCTGCTTCCAGCAGGTGCCGGCAGCTTTTCAGAGAGAAGCCGAAGGCCATGCTGGTCTCAGCTGCATGGGCCTCGGTGGTCAACTGCAGCAACAACCTAGAAGAGACAAAACCATGAATGTCATGCCACTGAAAACAAGATCAATACGTTTTTGACATTAACAAATGCTTTTCAAATTTTcatgacagaaataaaatactattaAACCAGTAATTACATTGACAGCCTTCTGTTTTACAGTAGTGCATGAGGATTAAACGTAGCTCTGGAAAATGGCTTGCTTCTTAGCACTTACTTTGCATTAGGGTGTAGGCGGGAAATCTTGGATAACTCGGcctcattttcacacacaagaTGCTGGACGTTGTTCTTGGCAGCGTGCTTGATGTGTGCCAGCTGTTTGCAAACACCTGACAGAATGATGTTTTCTGGTGGCACGCCGTATTCCAGCACCAGGCTCACTTCCGCCTGGGGAAACAGGACACACATGTCAGAGAACTTAACGCAACAAAGTCTGAAAGCCCCATCAAAACAATCAAAAGGTGCTACGTGTGTTGCATAACTTGAAAGGATCACCAGCTGACTAGTAATCAATTGATTGGTCATAATATAATGGCCCCAAAAGGTCAAGCGCTTTCATAAGAGGATGAAGCCCTGTGtggtataaaaaaataaacatgcaaagCTACCTGAATTGGAGTCTGAAGTTTAAAGCCTACCTTGTTGGCACAAACAAAGCCCAGGCCCAAGGCGGCCAGCACCTCAATGACTGCTGGGCTGCTGTTGCACTTGACTGGgtagtagggctgcaactgtGGCACTACACTCTGCCAGCAGACATGCTGTTGCATCAGGGCACCGAGGTCTCCCACCACAAACGCGCTCTTCTCCACCTGGTAACACAAGAGCAGGTGAATACACAAAGCAACTGATCAAACCACTAAAATCACATTGCACATATAAATCAAATCATGTTTCCAAGAA includes these proteins:
- the azin1b gene encoding antizyme inhibitor 1b, with product MKGLADKPSYIIELLEGGVTLEDVIDGHICEQALVEKSAFVVGDLGALMQQHVCWQSVVPQLQPYYPVKCNSSPAVIEVLAALGLGFVCANKAEVSLVLEYGVPPENIILSGVCKQLAHIKHAAKNNVQHLVCENEAELSKISRLHPNAKLLLQLTTEAHAAETSMAFGFSLKSCRHLLEAAKELGVQVVGVTFHIPSSCQDMQQAYTHALSDARCVFDIGVDLGFNMNILDIGGGFTGSEFQLKQVESAVRPLLDAYFSPLSGVQVLAQPGSFYVASAFSLAVNVIGKKVVTHHWDSLAHSDSEDTEFLYYMNEGVYGPFNRKLLGKSIAAPSVHKHALCAEEAVYPSSLWGPSLDQLDHVVERCLLPELSVGDWLHFSNMGACGLEELSSSQLPVYYTVSTADWYEMQEAGVALDSAMKNFSMVQYGA